CGCCGAGGCCAGCGCCAGTGCCGGCGCGGAGTTCAGCGCATGCCCTTCGCCCGCTGACCCAGCGCGCGGGTGATCTCCCGCTGCGCGTCCCGGCGGGCCAGGTCCTGGCGTTTGTCGTGGGCCTGCTTGCCGCGGGCCAGGGCTAACTCCACCTTCACCTTGCCGTCGGCGAAGTACACCGACAGCGGCACCAGGGTGAGGTTGCCGTCCCGGATCTTGCCCACCAGGCTGTCGATCTGGCGCCGATGCAGCAGCAGCTTGCGGTTGCGCCGCGGGGCGTGGTTGGTCCAGGTCCCGTGGTGATACTCCGGGATGTGCAGGTTGCGCAGCCACACCTCGCCGTCGTCGACGGTGGCGAACGCGTCGACCAGCGAGGCGTGCCCCTCGCGCAGGCTCTTCACCTCGGTGCCGACCAGCACCACCCCGGCCTCGAAGACCTCCACAATGGCGTAGTTGTGCCGTGCCTTGCGGTTGGTGGCGATGACCTGCTTGCCGTCCGCCTGAGCACCGCGACCGCCCCGCTTGCCGGATTTCTTCGCCACGTCAACGCCGGATGTAGAGCCGCAAGGTCACGTAGGCGGTCGCGCCGGCCATCACCGCACCCACCAGCCACAGCACCGGGGCGATGTAGAGCACGTCGGCGTAGTCGATCTTGGCGATCAGGTTGGCCTTGTAGAACTGGCTCAACGCCTTGTCGAGGAAGACCGCCCGCACGAAGATCAACCCGATCACCGAGATCGCCACCCCGATGGTGGCGGCCAACACCGCCTCCACCAGGAACGGCAACTGGGTGTACCAGCGGCTGGCGCCGACCAGGCGCATGATCCCGATCTCGGTGCGCCGGGTATAGGCCGCCACCTGCACCATGTTCGCGATCAGCAGCACCGCGCCGACCGCCTGGACCAACGCGACCGCGAACGCCGCGCCGCTGATGCCGTCGAGCACGGCGAAGAGC
This sequence is a window from Mycolicibacillus parakoreensis. Protein-coding genes within it:
- the smpB gene encoding SsrA-binding protein SmpB — translated: MAKKSGKRGGRGAQADGKQVIATNRKARHNYAIVEVFEAGVVLVGTEVKSLREGHASLVDAFATVDDGEVWLRNLHIPEYHHGTWTNHAPRRNRKLLLHRRQIDSLVGKIRDGNLTLVPLSVYFADGKVKVELALARGKQAHDKRQDLARRDAQREITRALGQRAKGMR